CTCGAGGCCCATACGAGATTCAAACAGTCATCATGTATGAAACCGTATTTAATGTTACAATGGAGACGAAATTAACTGAAGCTATAGCAAACAAACAAATAGATGCCCTAACGTTTACGAGCCCTTCTGCTGTTCGTGCTTTTACAAGATTAGCGGGACACTTTGAAGAAGTGTTCACATATCCTTGTGCTTGCATTGGGCCAACGACCGAACAAGAGGCTCGAAAGTTAGGGTTTACACGTATCGTCGTCCCTAAGACGTATACTGTGGAAGCTATGATTGAGCAACTAGCTCTAGACCGTGATGAAAGGAACTGGTAATGATGAATGAACTACATTTCAAACGCCACCGACGTCTACGTACAAGCGAATCCATGCGTTCTCTTGTACGAGAGACACATTTGCAGAAGGAAGATTTAATCTATCCAATCTTCGTAGTCGAAGGGGAGAAAGTTAAGAACGAAGTGTCCTCTATGCCAGGGGTGTATCAAGTATCTCTAGACTACTTAACCGAGCAGATGAACGAATTAGAAGACTTAGGGATTCGTGGTGTGATTGTATTTGGTGTGCCTAAAGAGAAGGATGAGATCGGGACACAAGCCTATTGCGAGACAGGCATTGTTCAAGAAGCCATTCGCCAAATTAAACGTGATCATCAAAGTCTGACTGTTATTGCAGATACTTGCCTTTGTCAATACACGGATCATGGGCACTGTGGTGTCGTTCGAGATGGGGTTGTAGAAAATGATGAATCCTTGGAACTTCTCGTACAAACAGCTATCAGTCAAGCGAAAGCTGGAGCGGATATTATCGCTCCTTCCAACATGATGGATGGATTTGTAGCGGCAATTCGGAAAGGCCTTGATGAAGCAGGATTTGTTCATGTACCAATCATGTCTTATGCCGTTAAATACGCTTCCTCTTTCTATGGACCATTCCGCGATGCAGCTCATAGTTCTCCTCAATTTGGAGACCGTAAGGAGTACCAAATGGACCCTGCGAATCGTCTAGAGGCCATTCGTGAAGCTGAATCAGATGTGGAAGAAGGAGCGGACTTCCTGATTGTGAAACCATCACTTGCCTATCTAGATGTGATGCGTGAAGTGAAAGATCGCTTCAACCTTCCTCTTGTTGCGTACAACGTAAGTGGGGAATATTCCATGATTAAGGCAGCTGCAGCAAATGGTTGGGTAAATGAGCGTGAAATCGTCTTGGAGAAATTAACGTCAATGAAGCGTGCAGGTGCCGATTTAATTATTACGTACTTTGCTAAAGATGCAGCACGTTATATAAGTGAATAAGGGAAGAGGAGTGATGAATGACTATGCGACAATTTGACCGTTCGAAAGAAGCATATAAACAAGCTGTAGAAGTGATGCCAGGTGGAGTTAACTCCCCGGCAAGAGCTTCGAAATCCGTAGGAATGGAACCTCTTTTCATGGAAAAAGGTGCAGGTTCCAAACTATACGATGTGGATGGAAATGAGTACATCGACTATGTATTAAGCTTTGGCCCACTTATTCTAGGACATGCAGATGAACGTGTCATTAATCGCCTGAAGCGAGTTGCTGAAGATGGAACTAGCTTCGGTGCTCCAACTGAATTGGAGAATGAAGTGGCGAAGCTTGTCATTGAGCGTGTTCCATCTATTGAAATGGTGCGCATGGTGAATTCAGGTACTGAGGCAACAATGAGTGCGCTGCGTCTAGCTCGTGGCTATACAGGTA
This genomic interval from Pontibacillus halophilus JSM 076056 = DSM 19796 contains the following:
- the hemB gene encoding porphobilinogen synthase gives rise to the protein MNELHFKRHRRLRTSESMRSLVRETHLQKEDLIYPIFVVEGEKVKNEVSSMPGVYQVSLDYLTEQMNELEDLGIRGVIVFGVPKEKDEIGTQAYCETGIVQEAIRQIKRDHQSLTVIADTCLCQYTDHGHCGVVRDGVVENDESLELLVQTAISQAKAGADIIAPSNMMDGFVAAIRKGLDEAGFVHVPIMSYAVKYASSFYGPFRDAAHSSPQFGDRKEYQMDPANRLEAIREAESDVEEGADFLIVKPSLAYLDVMREVKDRFNLPLVAYNVSGEYSMIKAAAANGWVNEREIVLEKLTSMKRAGADLIITYFAKDAARYISE